In Mytilus edulis chromosome 7, xbMytEdul2.2, whole genome shotgun sequence, a single genomic region encodes these proteins:
- the LOC139481642 gene encoding tektin-3-like isoform X3 → MSRLAYYDNPAILRTRSVTPMSGGGGEMSKILPYVTDKTISRHLGFTGRSMDLGHARSYYNPARNAVYSRYTTQDWGHSNSMNYSLSEKERSFAERLRADAWRAVKETDARTRNRQNDITKKLGERVYDIAFWKSELNNEVNAMATEIENLKEYRRTLEKALGDTANPLHIAEECLMHREKRQGIDLVHDDVEKSLIKEVDIIKRCQARMKKVLDKAHVQLKMDRAAQHTLEIDAKDKHHAQGLDDRMQQLRNKSAGIGYHPGIESIDNTITIPDSWARFTQENIARSQRERAASERLRGEIDSCLRACANEMWNHFNSVNNSFNTRIRETTDTRNKLQSHLQRTMQEIFDMENNINLLRKAIQDKEMPMKVAQTRLDERTRRINVELCNDPVMKSLQREVNEIRDSVRILKERLKASELSLARLMKTKATLEHDISVKDNSLKTDSQYCMGMRKGFPMDPKVGPVFQMPIC, encoded by the exons gtTAGCGTACTACGATAACCCGGCGATTCTTAGGACACGCAGTGTCACACCTATGTCCGGAGGTGGTGGTGAGATGTCAAAAATTCTTCCATATGTCACAGATAAAACTATTTCACGTCATCTAGGATTTACTGGAAGATCTATGGATCTTGGTCATGCAAGATCTTATTATAACCCAGCAAG AAATGCAGTCTATTCACGGTATACAACCCAGGACTGGGGTCACTCAAACAGCATGAACTATTCACTCTCCGAAAAGGAAAGGTCTTTTGCCGAGAGACTGAGGGCTGATGCTTGGAGAGCAGTGAAGGAAACTGATGCAAGAACACGCAACAGGCAAAATGATATCACAAAGAAACTCG GCGAGCGAGTTTACGACATTGCTTTCTGGAAAAGTGAACTTAACAACGAGGTTAATGCCATGGCAACTGAAATTGAGAATCTGaag GAATACAGAAGGACTTTGGAGAAAGCATTGGGAGACACTGCCAATCCTTTACATATTGCTGAAGAATGTTTGATGCATCGTGAGAAGAGACAGGGAATTGATCTAGTCCACGATGATGTAGAAAAATCACTCATCAAG GAAGTTGATATAATCAAGAGATGTCAAGCTAGGATGAAGAAGGTTCTAGACAAAGCTCACGTTCAACTCAA GATGGATAGAGCTGCTCAGCATACATTGGAAATTGATGCTAAAGACAAACATCATGCACAAGGTCTTGACGACAGAATGCAACAATTGAGAAACAAATCTGCCGGTATTGGATATCACCCAGGTATCGAGAGCATTGACAACAC aatcaCTATCCCAGATTCATGGGCTAGGTTCACACAGGAAAACATTGCTCGTTCTCAAAGGGAAAGAGCTGCTTCTGAACGTCTTCGTGGTGAAATCGATAGTTGTCTGAGAGCATGCGCCAATGAAATGTGGAACCACTTCAACAGTGTCAACAACTCTTTCAACACCAGAATCCGTGAAACCACCGATACTAGGAACAAGCTACAGTCTCATTTGCAGAGA ACTATGCAAGAAATCTTTGATATGGAGAACAACATTAACTTGTTGAGGAAGGCCATCCAAGACAAAGAAATGCCAATGAAGGTAGCACAGACACGATTGGATGAGAGAACAAGGAGAATCAATGTTGAACTGTGTAATGATCCAGTAATGAAATC ATTACAGAGAGAAGTGAATGAAATCCGTGACTCTGTCAGGATATTGAAGGAACGTCTAAAGGCATCAGAGCTTAGCTTGGCTCGTTTGATGAAGACAAAGGCTACATTGGAGCATGATATCTCGGTCAAGGACAACAGTCTCAAAACCGATTCACAATATTGTATGGGCATGCGCAAAGGTTTCCCAATGGATCCCAAAGTTGGACCAGTGTTTCAGATGCCCATTTGCTAA
- the LOC139481642 gene encoding tektin-3-like isoform X4 codes for MSRLAYYDNPAILRTRSVTPMSGGGGEMSKILPYVTDKTISRHLGFTGRSMDLGHARSYYNPARNAVYSRYTTQDWGHSNSMNYSLSEKERSFAERLRADAWRAVKETDARTRNRQNDITKKLGERVADIAYLKAELNTEINLMEQEMVNLEEYRRTLEKALGDTANPLHIAEECLMHREKRQGIDLVHDDVEKSLIKEVDIIKRCQARMKKVLDKAHVQLKMDRAAQHTLEIDAKDKHHAQGLDDRMQQLRNKSAGIGYHPGIESIDNTITIPDSWARFTQENIARSQRERAASERLRGEIDSCLRACANEMWNHFNSVNNSFNTRIRETTDTRNKLQSHLQRTMQEIFDMENNINLLRKAIQDKEMPMKVAQTRLDERTRRINVELCNDPVMKSLQREVNEIRDSVRILKERLKASELSLARLMKTKATLEHDISVKDNSLKTDSQYCMGMRKGFPMDPKVGPVFQMPIC; via the exons gtTAGCGTACTACGATAACCCGGCGATTCTTAGGACACGCAGTGTCACACCTATGTCCGGAGGTGGTGGTGAGATGTCAAAAATTCTTCCATATGTCACAGATAAAACTATTTCACGTCATCTAGGATTTACTGGAAGATCTATGGATCTTGGTCATGCAAGATCTTATTATAACCCAGCAAG AAATGCAGTCTATTCACGGTATACAACCCAGGACTGGGGTCACTCAAACAGCATGAACTATTCACTCTCCGAAAAGGAAAGGTCTTTTGCCGAGAGACTGAGGGCTGATGCTTGGAGAGCAGTGAAGGAAACTGATGCAAGAACACGCAACAGGCAAAATGATATCACAAAGAAACTCG GGGAACGAGTGGCCGATATTGCTTATTTGAAGGCCGAACTCAATACTGAAATTAATCTTATGGAGCAAGAAATGGTTAATTTGGAG GAATACAGAAGGACTTTGGAGAAAGCATTGGGAGACACTGCCAATCCTTTACATATTGCTGAAGAATGTTTGATGCATCGTGAGAAGAGACAGGGAATTGATCTAGTCCACGATGATGTAGAAAAATCACTCATCAAG GAAGTTGATATAATCAAGAGATGTCAAGCTAGGATGAAGAAGGTTCTAGACAAAGCTCACGTTCAACTCAA GATGGATAGAGCTGCTCAGCATACATTGGAAATTGATGCTAAAGACAAACATCATGCACAAGGTCTTGACGACAGAATGCAACAATTGAGAAACAAATCTGCCGGTATTGGATATCACCCAGGTATCGAGAGCATTGACAACAC aatcaCTATCCCAGATTCATGGGCTAGGTTCACACAGGAAAACATTGCTCGTTCTCAAAGGGAAAGAGCTGCTTCTGAACGTCTTCGTGGTGAAATCGATAGTTGTCTGAGAGCATGCGCCAATGAAATGTGGAACCACTTCAACAGTGTCAACAACTCTTTCAACACCAGAATCCGTGAAACCACCGATACTAGGAACAAGCTACAGTCTCATTTGCAGAGA ACTATGCAAGAAATCTTTGATATGGAGAACAACATTAACTTGTTGAGGAAGGCCATCCAAGACAAAGAAATGCCAATGAAGGTAGCACAGACACGATTGGATGAGAGAACAAGGAGAATCAATGTTGAACTGTGTAATGATCCAGTAATGAAATC ATTACAGAGAGAAGTGAATGAAATCCGTGACTCTGTCAGGATATTGAAGGAACGTCTAAAGGCATCAGAGCTTAGCTTGGCTCGTTTGATGAAGACAAAGGCTACATTGGAGCATGATATCTCGGTCAAGGACAACAGTCTCAAAACCGATTCACAATATTGTATGGGCATGCGCAAAGGTTTCCCAATGGATCCCAAAGTTGGACCAGTGTTTCAGATGCCCATTTGCTAA
- the LOC139481642 gene encoding tektin-3-like isoform X2, producing the protein MSRYTPFSSRTSTREKLKDRLAYYDNPAILRTRSVTPMSGGGGEMSKILPYVTDKTISRHLGFTGRSMDLGHARSYYNPARNAVYSRYTTQDWGHSNSMNYSLSEKERSFAERLRADAWRAVKETDARTRNRQNDITKKLGERVADIAYLKAELNTEINLMEQEMVNLEEYRRTLEKALGDTANPLHIAEECLMHREKRQGIDLVHDDVEKSLIKEVDIIKRCQARMKKVLDKAHVQLKMDRAAQHTLEIDAKDKHHAQGLDDRMQQLRNKSAGIGYHPGIESIDNTITIPDSWARFTQENIARSQRERAASERLRGEIDSCLRACANEMWNHFNSVNNSFNTRIRETTDTRNKLQSHLQRTMQEIFDMENNINLLRKAIQDKEMPMKVAQTRLDERTRRINVELCNDPVMKSLQREVNEIRDSVRILKERLKASELSLARLMKTKATLEHDISVKDNSLKTDSQYCMGMRKGFPMDPKVGPVFQMPIC; encoded by the exons gtTAGCGTACTACGATAACCCGGCGATTCTTAGGACACGCAGTGTCACACCTATGTCCGGAGGTGGTGGTGAGATGTCAAAAATTCTTCCATATGTCACAGATAAAACTATTTCACGTCATCTAGGATTTACTGGAAGATCTATGGATCTTGGTCATGCAAGATCTTATTATAACCCAGCAAG AAATGCAGTCTATTCACGGTATACAACCCAGGACTGGGGTCACTCAAACAGCATGAACTATTCACTCTCCGAAAAGGAAAGGTCTTTTGCCGAGAGACTGAGGGCTGATGCTTGGAGAGCAGTGAAGGAAACTGATGCAAGAACACGCAACAGGCAAAATGATATCACAAAGAAACTCG GGGAACGAGTGGCCGATATTGCTTATTTGAAGGCCGAACTCAATACTGAAATTAATCTTATGGAGCAAGAAATGGTTAATTTGGAG GAATACAGAAGGACTTTGGAGAAAGCATTGGGAGACACTGCCAATCCTTTACATATTGCTGAAGAATGTTTGATGCATCGTGAGAAGAGACAGGGAATTGATCTAGTCCACGATGATGTAGAAAAATCACTCATCAAG GAAGTTGATATAATCAAGAGATGTCAAGCTAGGATGAAGAAGGTTCTAGACAAAGCTCACGTTCAACTCAA GATGGATAGAGCTGCTCAGCATACATTGGAAATTGATGCTAAAGACAAACATCATGCACAAGGTCTTGACGACAGAATGCAACAATTGAGAAACAAATCTGCCGGTATTGGATATCACCCAGGTATCGAGAGCATTGACAACAC aatcaCTATCCCAGATTCATGGGCTAGGTTCACACAGGAAAACATTGCTCGTTCTCAAAGGGAAAGAGCTGCTTCTGAACGTCTTCGTGGTGAAATCGATAGTTGTCTGAGAGCATGCGCCAATGAAATGTGGAACCACTTCAACAGTGTCAACAACTCTTTCAACACCAGAATCCGTGAAACCACCGATACTAGGAACAAGCTACAGTCTCATTTGCAGAGA ACTATGCAAGAAATCTTTGATATGGAGAACAACATTAACTTGTTGAGGAAGGCCATCCAAGACAAAGAAATGCCAATGAAGGTAGCACAGACACGATTGGATGAGAGAACAAGGAGAATCAATGTTGAACTGTGTAATGATCCAGTAATGAAATC ATTACAGAGAGAAGTGAATGAAATCCGTGACTCTGTCAGGATATTGAAGGAACGTCTAAAGGCATCAGAGCTTAGCTTGGCTCGTTTGATGAAGACAAAGGCTACATTGGAGCATGATATCTCGGTCAAGGACAACAGTCTCAAAACCGATTCACAATATTGTATGGGCATGCGCAAAGGTTTCCCAATGGATCCCAAAGTTGGACCAGTGTTTCAGATGCCCATTTGCTAA
- the LOC139481642 gene encoding tektin-3-like isoform X1, with translation MSRYTPFSSRTSTREKLKDRLAYYDNPAILRTRSVTPMSGGGGEMSKILPYVTDKTISRHLGFTGRSMDLGHARSYYNPARNAVYSRYTTQDWGHSNSMNYSLSEKERSFAERLRADAWRAVKETDARTRNRQNDITKKLGERVYDIAFWKSELNNEVNAMATEIENLKEYRRTLEKALGDTANPLHIAEECLMHREKRQGIDLVHDDVEKSLIKEVDIIKRCQARMKKVLDKAHVQLKMDRAAQHTLEIDAKDKHHAQGLDDRMQQLRNKSAGIGYHPGIESIDNTITIPDSWARFTQENIARSQRERAASERLRGEIDSCLRACANEMWNHFNSVNNSFNTRIRETTDTRNKLQSHLQRTMQEIFDMENNINLLRKAIQDKEMPMKVAQTRLDERTRRINVELCNDPVMKSLQREVNEIRDSVRILKERLKASELSLARLMKTKATLEHDISVKDNSLKTDSQYCMGMRKGFPMDPKVGPVFQMPIC, from the exons gtTAGCGTACTACGATAACCCGGCGATTCTTAGGACACGCAGTGTCACACCTATGTCCGGAGGTGGTGGTGAGATGTCAAAAATTCTTCCATATGTCACAGATAAAACTATTTCACGTCATCTAGGATTTACTGGAAGATCTATGGATCTTGGTCATGCAAGATCTTATTATAACCCAGCAAG AAATGCAGTCTATTCACGGTATACAACCCAGGACTGGGGTCACTCAAACAGCATGAACTATTCACTCTCCGAAAAGGAAAGGTCTTTTGCCGAGAGACTGAGGGCTGATGCTTGGAGAGCAGTGAAGGAAACTGATGCAAGAACACGCAACAGGCAAAATGATATCACAAAGAAACTCG GCGAGCGAGTTTACGACATTGCTTTCTGGAAAAGTGAACTTAACAACGAGGTTAATGCCATGGCAACTGAAATTGAGAATCTGaag GAATACAGAAGGACTTTGGAGAAAGCATTGGGAGACACTGCCAATCCTTTACATATTGCTGAAGAATGTTTGATGCATCGTGAGAAGAGACAGGGAATTGATCTAGTCCACGATGATGTAGAAAAATCACTCATCAAG GAAGTTGATATAATCAAGAGATGTCAAGCTAGGATGAAGAAGGTTCTAGACAAAGCTCACGTTCAACTCAA GATGGATAGAGCTGCTCAGCATACATTGGAAATTGATGCTAAAGACAAACATCATGCACAAGGTCTTGACGACAGAATGCAACAATTGAGAAACAAATCTGCCGGTATTGGATATCACCCAGGTATCGAGAGCATTGACAACAC aatcaCTATCCCAGATTCATGGGCTAGGTTCACACAGGAAAACATTGCTCGTTCTCAAAGGGAAAGAGCTGCTTCTGAACGTCTTCGTGGTGAAATCGATAGTTGTCTGAGAGCATGCGCCAATGAAATGTGGAACCACTTCAACAGTGTCAACAACTCTTTCAACACCAGAATCCGTGAAACCACCGATACTAGGAACAAGCTACAGTCTCATTTGCAGAGA ACTATGCAAGAAATCTTTGATATGGAGAACAACATTAACTTGTTGAGGAAGGCCATCCAAGACAAAGAAATGCCAATGAAGGTAGCACAGACACGATTGGATGAGAGAACAAGGAGAATCAATGTTGAACTGTGTAATGATCCAGTAATGAAATC ATTACAGAGAGAAGTGAATGAAATCCGTGACTCTGTCAGGATATTGAAGGAACGTCTAAAGGCATCAGAGCTTAGCTTGGCTCGTTTGATGAAGACAAAGGCTACATTGGAGCATGATATCTCGGTCAAGGACAACAGTCTCAAAACCGATTCACAATATTGTATGGGCATGCGCAAAGGTTTCCCAATGGATCCCAAAGTTGGACCAGTGTTTCAGATGCCCATTTGCTAA
- the LOC139481642 gene encoding tektin-3-like isoform X5 yields the protein MSGGGGEMSKILPYVTDKTISRHLGFTGRSMDLGHARSYYNPARNAVYSRYTTQDWGHSNSMNYSLSEKERSFAERLRADAWRAVKETDARTRNRQNDITKKLGERVYDIAFWKSELNNEVNAMATEIENLKEYRRTLEKALGDTANPLHIAEECLMHREKRQGIDLVHDDVEKSLIKEVDIIKRCQARMKKVLDKAHVQLKMDRAAQHTLEIDAKDKHHAQGLDDRMQQLRNKSAGIGYHPGIESIDNTITIPDSWARFTQENIARSQRERAASERLRGEIDSCLRACANEMWNHFNSVNNSFNTRIRETTDTRNKLQSHLQRTMQEIFDMENNINLLRKAIQDKEMPMKVAQTRLDERTRRINVELCNDPVMKSLQREVNEIRDSVRILKERLKASELSLARLMKTKATLEHDISVKDNSLKTDSQYCMGMRKGFPMDPKVGPVFQMPIC from the exons ATGTCCGGAGGTGGTGGTGAGATGTCAAAAATTCTTCCATATGTCACAGATAAAACTATTTCACGTCATCTAGGATTTACTGGAAGATCTATGGATCTTGGTCATGCAAGATCTTATTATAACCCAGCAAG AAATGCAGTCTATTCACGGTATACAACCCAGGACTGGGGTCACTCAAACAGCATGAACTATTCACTCTCCGAAAAGGAAAGGTCTTTTGCCGAGAGACTGAGGGCTGATGCTTGGAGAGCAGTGAAGGAAACTGATGCAAGAACACGCAACAGGCAAAATGATATCACAAAGAAACTCG GCGAGCGAGTTTACGACATTGCTTTCTGGAAAAGTGAACTTAACAACGAGGTTAATGCCATGGCAACTGAAATTGAGAATCTGaag GAATACAGAAGGACTTTGGAGAAAGCATTGGGAGACACTGCCAATCCTTTACATATTGCTGAAGAATGTTTGATGCATCGTGAGAAGAGACAGGGAATTGATCTAGTCCACGATGATGTAGAAAAATCACTCATCAAG GAAGTTGATATAATCAAGAGATGTCAAGCTAGGATGAAGAAGGTTCTAGACAAAGCTCACGTTCAACTCAA GATGGATAGAGCTGCTCAGCATACATTGGAAATTGATGCTAAAGACAAACATCATGCACAAGGTCTTGACGACAGAATGCAACAATTGAGAAACAAATCTGCCGGTATTGGATATCACCCAGGTATCGAGAGCATTGACAACAC aatcaCTATCCCAGATTCATGGGCTAGGTTCACACAGGAAAACATTGCTCGTTCTCAAAGGGAAAGAGCTGCTTCTGAACGTCTTCGTGGTGAAATCGATAGTTGTCTGAGAGCATGCGCCAATGAAATGTGGAACCACTTCAACAGTGTCAACAACTCTTTCAACACCAGAATCCGTGAAACCACCGATACTAGGAACAAGCTACAGTCTCATTTGCAGAGA ACTATGCAAGAAATCTTTGATATGGAGAACAACATTAACTTGTTGAGGAAGGCCATCCAAGACAAAGAAATGCCAATGAAGGTAGCACAGACACGATTGGATGAGAGAACAAGGAGAATCAATGTTGAACTGTGTAATGATCCAGTAATGAAATC ATTACAGAGAGAAGTGAATGAAATCCGTGACTCTGTCAGGATATTGAAGGAACGTCTAAAGGCATCAGAGCTTAGCTTGGCTCGTTTGATGAAGACAAAGGCTACATTGGAGCATGATATCTCGGTCAAGGACAACAGTCTCAAAACCGATTCACAATATTGTATGGGCATGCGCAAAGGTTTCCCAATGGATCCCAAAGTTGGACCAGTGTTTCAGATGCCCATTTGCTAA